From the genome of Candidatus Cloacimonadaceae bacterium, one region includes:
- a CDS encoding GGDEF domain-containing protein, whose amino-acid sequence MTTGIDPEEFSTVSPDQRKRIKILIGKLFDAGDREREHIIASLVAYISDAGASAVNDQAVREYSGLYIDGLIEILASVKSSHKSPLMDYLSLLNHIPILSPSSWYKSLRNHLFCETDHCPIIFELVDRLQLFYLLARAGDFETAGSVMQELEPQINNDCLKLWLVFQLGKAKVLAKTENHSELMRLWLELILCGYAMEGVEVALYLIIRWIGIINWHTDAHFKKMLLLKLLDAFGNHRNQNSAMVLYQLFTLEDKLVNPSEKMLYTKRLIKHQPLMLSVQQLQILYFFAGNYSSGMQSRFSDSIQYFQYSNYFLHKSWDYQRNASAFLRESLTPEQYVCSIKALEIRTHDLANQISMQNNAYVETLQAEYAKIEELYRRVEQLSVTDSLTGLRNRRYLESNLYHMLLLAARHKVPICYAMIDIDHFKLVNDNYGHQAGDYILKELGNIILSHFRKSDVVVRYGGEEFLVILFDSTLERCFPMMEELRGEVQNHLFMYRALPISITISIGIAFDYNNCASETDIIFHISQADASLYKAKNSGRNKTVVAD is encoded by the coding sequence ATGACCACTGGGATCGATCCGGAAGAGTTCAGCACTGTGTCGCCGGATCAGCGCAAACGCATCAAGATACTGATCGGCAAACTCTTTGATGCCGGAGATCGTGAACGCGAGCACATTATCGCAAGTCTGGTGGCATACATCTCAGATGCAGGCGCTTCGGCAGTGAACGATCAGGCGGTGCGCGAATATTCCGGGCTCTATATCGACGGGTTGATAGAGATTCTGGCAAGCGTCAAAAGCTCTCACAAATCCCCGCTGATGGACTATCTGAGCCTGCTCAACCACATTCCGATCCTCAGTCCTTCAAGCTGGTATAAATCCCTGCGAAACCATCTTTTTTGCGAGACCGATCACTGTCCCATTATTTTCGAGTTGGTTGACCGCCTGCAATTGTTCTATCTGCTCGCCCGGGCGGGTGATTTTGAGACTGCCGGGAGCGTGATGCAAGAATTGGAACCGCAGATAAATAACGATTGCCTGAAACTTTGGCTGGTCTTCCAACTGGGCAAGGCAAAGGTGCTGGCAAAGACTGAAAACCACAGCGAGCTTATGCGTCTTTGGCTGGAACTGATCTTGTGCGGCTATGCGATGGAAGGCGTCGAAGTAGCGCTCTATCTGATCATCCGCTGGATCGGAATCATCAATTGGCACACGGACGCTCACTTCAAGAAGATGCTGCTATTGAAACTATTAGACGCCTTTGGCAACCACCGAAATCAGAATTCCGCCATGGTGCTCTATCAGCTATTTACTCTCGAAGACAAGCTCGTCAACCCCTCCGAAAAGATGCTATATACAAAACGCCTGATCAAACATCAACCCTTGATGCTGTCCGTTCAGCAGTTGCAGATATTATACTTTTTCGCGGGGAACTACAGCTCCGGCATGCAGTCGCGGTTCAGCGATTCGATCCAGTATTTTCAGTATTCAAACTACTTTCTGCATAAAAGCTGGGATTATCAGCGCAATGCATCCGCCTTCCTACGCGAGAGCCTGACTCCCGAACAATATGTTTGCAGCATCAAGGCTTTGGAGATTAGAACACACGATCTGGCAAATCAGATCAGCATGCAAAACAACGCCTATGTGGAAACCCTGCAAGCGGAATATGCCAAGATCGAAGAGCTCTATCGCCGGGTGGAGCAGCTCTCCGTGACGGACAGCCTCACCGGTCTTCGAAACCGCCGCTATCTGGAATCGAACCTCTATCACATGCTGCTTCTGGCAGCGCGGCACAAAGTTCCTATCTGCTATGCCATGATCGATATCGACCACTTCAAACTGGTCAACGACAACTATGGACATCAGGCAGGGGACTATATCCTCAAAGAACTCGGCAATATCATCCTGAGCCATTTTCGCAAGAGCGACGTCGTGGTGCGTTATGGCGGCGAAGAGTTTCTGGTGATTCTGTTCGATTCCACGCTTGAACGTTGTTTTCCGATGATGGAAGAACTGCGCGGCGAGGTGCAAAACCATCTGTTTATGTATCGCGCGCTGCCGATCTCGATCACGATATCCATCGGCATCGCGTTTGACTACAACAATTGCGCCAGCGAGACGGACATCATTTTTCATATATCACAAGCGGATGCATCGCTCTACAAAGCGAAGAATTCCGGCAGAAACAAGACAGTGGTCGCCGATTGA
- a CDS encoding septum formation initiator family protein, producing the protein MRPQQQKPARIFRLLYYAAMIFLLSWILLWGQNSFLRTWNNGRKMSVLEAEVNTLKAVNDSLAAENNRLRTSPAAAEKVAREKFGLIKEGEKVFRFLPAPDTDPNTVKKDKQ; encoded by the coding sequence ATGAGACCACAACAACAAAAGCCGGCGCGCATCTTCCGGCTGCTCTATTATGCCGCGATGATTTTTCTTTTGAGTTGGATCCTGCTTTGGGGTCAAAACAGTTTCCTCAGAACCTGGAACAACGGACGCAAGATGAGTGTGCTGGAAGCTGAGGTGAACACCCTCAAGGCAGTCAACGACAGCCTTGCCGCCGAAAACAATCGGCTCAGAACATCACCCGCCGCCGCGGAAAAGGTGGCGCGCGAGAAGTTTGGGCTGATCAAGGAAGGTGAAAAGGTGTTTCGTTTCCTCCCTGCACCGGATACAGACCCAAACACTGTGAAAAAGGACAAGCAATGA
- a CDS encoding DUF362 domain-containing protein: MTKVQIRKIDSYDLPALEDAVAEFFRGICKNKLKRSKRVLLKPNLLGAYHPDQAVTTHPAVLEALIRYFLAHGKEVWVGDSPGGTVNAEQVWETCSFKDLAERYPIKLVNLSTAGFRELNYQGIDVKISEVFWQCGIVINVAKYKTHSLMAYTGALKNLYGLIPGMVKSEYHKLYPDTKSFAKLLTALYALTRDRVTYSFIDGITGMDGAGPSAGRVRKFGLLFGSETISALDFTAATMMGFKISDIPYLHDALHLDGVLPSRVSIPTSFRGYSLPEVDIKTVKLSKDMLKYVPGLLRKVFQKAYYYYPVISDRCKRCGICVKSCPVQAIHWRRSGFPRVDKGDCIKCMCCHELCPHRAVDIYKSPIARMVMG, encoded by the coding sequence ATGACGAAAGTTCAGATCCGCAAGATCGATTCCTATGACCTGCCGGCGCTCGAAGACGCGGTCGCGGAGTTCTTTCGCGGAATCTGTAAGAACAAGCTCAAGCGCAGTAAAAGAGTGCTGCTCAAACCAAATCTACTGGGTGCTTATCATCCCGATCAGGCGGTGACGACACATCCCGCCGTGTTGGAAGCGCTGATCAGATACTTTTTGGCTCATGGCAAAGAAGTATGGGTTGGAGATAGTCCCGGCGGCACCGTCAATGCGGAACAAGTTTGGGAAACATGCAGCTTCAAAGATCTGGCGGAGAGATACCCAATCAAGCTGGTCAATCTTTCCACCGCCGGATTTCGTGAGTTGAACTATCAAGGCATCGACGTGAAGATCTCCGAGGTTTTTTGGCAGTGCGGGATCGTCATCAACGTCGCTAAATATAAGACCCACAGCCTGATGGCATATACAGGAGCGCTGAAAAACCTCTATGGTTTAATCCCCGGCATGGTGAAAAGCGAATATCACAAGCTTTATCCGGATACGAAGAGTTTCGCGAAACTGTTGACGGCGCTCTATGCCCTCACCCGAGATCGCGTCACATATAGTTTTATCGATGGGATCACCGGTATGGACGGTGCAGGACCCTCAGCGGGGCGGGTGCGCAAATTTGGGCTGCTCTTCGGCTCCGAAACTATCAGCGCACTTGACTTTACGGCAGCGACGATGATGGGGTTCAAGATTTCGGACATTCCCTATCTGCACGATGCTTTGCACCTGGACGGCGTGCTGCCCTCGCGCGTTTCCATCCCCACCAGTTTTAGAGGCTACAGCCTTCCGGAAGTCGATATCAAAACCGTCAAGCTGAGCAAGGACATGCTGAAATACGTGCCCGGCTTGCTACGCAAGGTTTTTCAAAAGGCATATTATTATTACCCGGTAATCAGCGACCGCTGCAAGCGGTGCGGCATCTGTGTGAAGAGCTGCCCGGTGCAGGCGATTCACTGGCGGCGGAGCGGTTTTCCGAGAGTGGACAAGGGCGATTGCATCAAATGCATGTGCTGCCATGAACTCTGCCCCCACCGTGCTGTTGATATCTATAAATCTCCAATCGCAAGGATGGTGATGGGATGA